TTCTGCTGAGCCTCGGCTTCTTCTTCGAACTGTACGATCTGCTGTACTCGGGCTACGTCGCGCCCGGCCTCGTGAGAAGCGGCATCCTGACGCCCGCGACGAACGGATTCTTCGGCATGACGGGCGTGGCGAGCTTCATCGCTTCGCTGTTCGCGGGGCTTTTTATCGGCACGGTCGCGTGCGGCTGGCTTGCCGACCGCTTCGGCCGTCGCGCCGTGTTCACGTATTCGCTGCTGTGGTACACGGCGGCCAACGTCGTCATGGCGTTTCAGGAGACCGCCACGGGGCTCAACTTCTGGCGCTTTCTGGCGGGCGTGGGTATCGGCGTGGAACTGGTGACCATCGGCACGTATATCTCGGAACTCGCGCCTAAGCATATCCGCGGCCGCGCTTTCGCGTGCGAGCAGGCGGTGGGCTTCATGGCGGTGCCCGTCGTCGCGTTTCTCGCGTATCTGCTCGTGCCGCGCGCGCCCTTCGGCATCGACGGCTGGCGCTGGGTCGTCGTGATCGGCGCGCATGGCGCGCTCTTCGTCTGGTGGATTCGCCGGCGCTTGCCCGAAAGCCCGCGCTGGCTCGCGCAAAAAGGGCGGCTGGAAGAAGCCGACCGCGTGATGTCCGCGCTCGAAGCGCAGGTGCAGCGCGAATACGGCAAGCCGTTGCCGCCGCCCGCCGCGCCCGAGCCGGTGCTGGATGCCGAAGACGCACGAGGCGGCGCGTTCGCCCGCATGTGGCGCGCGCCCTACGGCAAGCGCGCCGCCATGATGATCATCTTCAACGTGTTTCAGACGGTCGGTTTCTACGGCTTCGCGAACTGGGTGCCGACGCTTCTGATCAAGCAGGGCATCACGGTGACGTCGAGCCTGATGTATTCGAGCATCATCGCCATCGCGGCGCCCATCGGCCCGATGATCGGCCTCGCGATTGCCGACAAGATCGAACGCAAGACGGCCATCGTCGCGATGGCGGCGGCCAATATCGTGTGCGGGCTGCTCTTTAGCCAGTCGTCGAATGCGGCGTTTCTGATTGCAATGGGCGTCGGGCTCACGCTGTCGTCGAACATCATGTCGTACAGTTTCCACGCCTATCAGGCCGAGCTTTTCCCGACGAGCATCCGCGCGCGCGCCGTCGGCTTCGTGTATTCGTGGAGCCGGTTCTCGGCGATCTTCACGTCGTTCATCATCGCGGGCGTGCTGAAGGGCTTCGGCACCACGGGCGTGTTCGTGTTCATCGCGGGCGCCATGCTGATCGTAATGGCGGCAATCGGATCGTTGGGGCCGAGAACGCGCGACATGGCGCTCGAAAAGATCTCGCACTGAAGCGAACGCGCGCCGATTGCTGCGTGTGTGCGTTCTGTATGCCAGAATCCGCATAACGTTCCTCGCAGCCGCCCACTATTCGAATATGTCCGACACGCTCAGTCCAGTCGAAGCAGATCATGCGATGCGCAACTGGACCTATCGACCCGAAGGCCGGATTCGGATCGGCTCCGAGATGCACAAGCGCATGTTCTGCGAGATGCTGCTGACGACGCACAATCCTTATAAGCCTGCCGTCATCGAGTGGCCGAAGCTGGACGCGGCGGCGCTGAGGCGCGTGACGTCGCTGCCGATCTGGGATATCGCGGTGCAGACGGAAGGGCGCGCGTCGATTCGCGTGGCGACGTATGCGGCGAGCGTGGCCGACCCGTTGCTCAACGAAGCGTTGCGCATGAACGGCGGCGAGGAGGCGCGGCACAAGCTCGTGTTGTCGAAGCTCGTCGAGGCGTATGGCATCGAACTCGCGCCCGAGCCGCCGTATCCCGCTCCCGATGATGCGCTGCGCGCGTGGATGCTTACGGGTTACAGCGAGTGCATCGACAGTTTCTTCGCGTTCGGGCTTTTCGAGGCGGCGCGTCAGTCGGGCTATTTTCCGGAGGCGCTTGTCGAGACCTTCGAGCCGGTGATCCAGGAAGAAGCGCGGCACATTCTGTTCTTCGCGAACTGGGTGGCGTGGTATCGGCGCAGCTTGCCGTGGTATCGCAAGCCGGGTTTTCTGCTGAAGACGGCGGGCGTGTGGCTTTCGCTGATCCGGGATCGCATATCGCTCGCGCGTGGTTTCGATAAGAGCGGCGCGGCGCAGGACGCGAATTTCCCCGCGAATGTCGGCGATTCGGTGGCGGGTGAAGTGTCGGTGGGCGCGTTGATCGACTTGTGTCTGGTCGAGAACGAGCGCCGCATGGCGGGCTACGACGCGCGGTTGCTGCGGCCGACCACCGTGCCGATGCTCGCGCGGGTCGCGCGGCGGTTCGTCAAGTAGGGGAGTCCGCTCCCGGCGCCTGACCACTTTCCTCGAACCGCCGCGACGCATCCTCCACATCCTGCCTGAACCTTGCGAGCGCCGCCAACCGAGCATTCGGCGGCTGCAGCGCCGCCCACAACACGTCCACCAGTTCATCCGCCGTCGTCTCGATCTGAGCCTGGCTCAGGCGGCGCTTCGCGAGCGTCGCGTCCCAGAGCACGTGCTCCATCGGCCCGAAGACGAGCGAGCGCAACAGACGCAGCGACACGTCCGCGCGTATCTGCCCGAGCGTCTGCCCGCGCGCGAGCACGTCCATCAACGGTGCGGTGTAGCGGCGCTGCAATTCAGTCAGCGTGTCCGACAAATCATGCTGTTTCGTGCGGCCTTCCGACAGCACCAGCGAACATAAGCCGGTGCCGTTGACGAGCATCAGCCGCAGATGCGTTCTCACGATAAAGGCGAACTGTTGCCGAATCGAGCCTTCGCGCGGCAGGCCGCTCTCGAACGCATCGATGATTTCGTCATACCAGTCCGCGATCACGCGCGCGCACAGCGCCCGCTTGCCGCTGAAGTAGCTGAAAACGGTCGCCTCCGAAATGCCCGCGCGCAGCGCGATTTCCGCAGTGGTCGCCGCGTCGTAGCCTTTTTCGGCGAAGACATCGCGGCCTGCTTGCAGGATGTCGCGCACGCGCTGCTGAGATTTGACGCCGGTGGGCGTCCGGCGGCCGTTTCCGGTGGATTGCGTGGACATGATCGTGCCGAAGAGTGTCGGGAACGAATGTGAGCGTAGCTCAAATCCCTATTGACGGCTACCGGATTTGAGCGTGAAATAAGCCACGAATCGGTAGATGCCCGTTGTGAGCCAGGCTCAAGTTCGGGTACGCCAACCCCACTGCATATCCGAGGAGACACCCATGAGCACCGTGCCGGGCCTGAACTTCGCGCTGGGCGAAGACATCGACATGTTGCGCGATACGCTCGTCAACTTCGCAGCGAAGGAAATCGCGCCGCGCGCTGCGGAAATCGACCGCACCGACCAGTTCCCGATGGACCTTTGGAAGAAATTCGGCGATCTCGGCGTGCTCGGAATGACGGTCTCCGAGGAATACGGCGGCGCGAACATGGGCTATACGGCGCACATGGTCGCGATGGAGGAAATATCGCGCGCGTCGGCGTCGGTCGGGCTGTCGTATGGCGCGCATTCGAATCTGTGCGTGAACCAGATTCATCGCAACGGCACGGAAGCGCAGAAGCGCAAGTATCTGCCGAAGCTCGTATCCGGCGAACATGTAGGTGCTTTGGCGATGAGCGAGCCGAACGCCGGGTCGGATGTGGTCAGCATGAAGCTGCGCGGCGACGAAAAGGGCGATCACTACGTGCTCAACGGCACGAAAATGTGGATCACCAACGGCCCGGACTGCGACACGCTCGTCGTCTATGCGAAGACGGATATCGAAGCGGGCGCGAAGGGCATTACGGCGTTCATCGTCGAGAAGGGCATGAAGGGCTTTTCCGTCGCGCAGAAGCTGGACAAGCTCGGGATGCGCGGCTCGCACACGGGCGAGCTCGTCTTCGAGAACGTCGAAGTTCCGAAGGAAAACATTCTCGGCGCGTTGAACGGCGGCGTGAAGGTGCTGATGAGCGGTCTCGACTATGAACGCGCCGTGCTCGCGGGCGGTCCCACGGGCATCATGCTCGCGTGCATGGATGCGGTCGTGCCGTATATCCACGATCGCAAGCAGTTCGGGCAGGCCATCGGCGAATTTCAGTTGATTCAGGGCAAAGTCGCGGATCTTTATACGACGCTGCAAGCGTGCCGCGCGTATTTGTATGCCGTGGGACGTCAGCTCGATACGCTCGGCTCGGGACACGTGCGCGACGTGCGCAAGGACTGCGCGGGCGTCATTCTCTATACCGCCGAGAAGGCGACGTGGATGGCCGGCGAAGCAATCCAGATTCTCGGCGGCAACGGCTATATCAACGAGTATCCGGTCGGGCGTCTCTGGCGCGATGCGAAGCTCTATGAAATCGGCGCGGGCACGAGCGAGATCCGCCGTATGCTGATCGGGCGCGAACTGTTCGCAGAGACGGCATAAGGGCGCGCGTCATGACCATCATCGAATCGAAGCTGAATCCGCGCAGCGAGGAGTTTCGCACCAATGCTGTCGCGCTCGAAGCACTCGTCGCGGACCTGAAAGAGAAGGTCGCGAAGATTGCGGAAGGCGGCGGGCAGGCGGCGCGCGACCGTCATTTGTCGCGCAACAAGCTGCTGCCGCGCGATCGCATCGCGCAGTTGCTCGATCCCGGCACGCCGTTTCTCGAACTCTCGCAGCTTGCAGCGTACGGCATGTACAACGATGAAGCGCCGGGCGCGGGCATCATTACAGGCATCGGGCGCATTGCGGGGCAGGAGTGCGTGATCGTCTGCAACGACGCGACCGTGAAAGGCGGCACGTACTATCCGGTCACGGTGAAGAAGCACCTGCGCGCGCAGGAAATCGCCGAGCAGAATCGCTTGCCGTGCGTGTATCTCGTCGATTCGGGCGGCGCGAACTTGCCGAATCAGGACGACGTCTTTCCTGATCGCGATCACTTCGGCCGCATCTTCTATAACCAGGCGAACATGTCGGCGCAGGGCATCGCGCAGATCGCAGTGGTGATGGGATCGTGTACGGCGGGCGGCGCATATGTGCCCGCGATGAGCGACGAATCGATCATCGTGAAAGATCAGGGCACGATTTTTCTGGGCGGACCGCCGCTCGTGAAAGCGGCGACTGGCGAGGAAGTGAGCGCGGAAGACCTGGGCGGCGGCGATGTTCACACGCGGCTTTCGGGCGTTGTCGATCATCTCGCGCAAAACGACGCGCACGCGCTCGGCATCGCGCGCAGCATCGTCGGCAATCTCAATCGCGTGAAAGCGCCGACGCTCGCGCTCAAGGAACCGTTGCCGCCGCGTTACGAGCCGGAGAGTCTCTACGGCGTGATTCCCGTCGATACCCGCAAGCCCTTCGATGTGCGCGAAGTGATCGCGCGCGTCGTCGACGATTCCGCTTTCGATGAGTTCAAGGCGCGCTACGGCACCACGCTCGTCTGCGGCTTCGCGCATATCTGGGGGCATCCGGTCGGCATCGTCGCGAACAACGGCATTCTGTTTTCCGAGTCCGCGTTGAAGGGCGCGCATTTCATCGAACTGTGCTGCCAGCGCAAGATTCCGCTCGTGTTCTTGCAGAACATCACGGGCTTCATGGTTGGCCGCAAGTACGAGAACGAAGGCATTGCGCGTAACGGGGCGAAGATGGTCACGGCGGTGGCAACGGCGAAAGTGCCGAAGTTCACGGTGATCATCGGCGGCTCGTTCGGCGCGGGCAATTACGGAATGTGCGGCCGCGCATATTCGCCGCGTTTCCTGTGGATGTGGCCGAACGCGCGCATCTCGGTGATGGGCGGCGAGCAGGCCGCGTCCGTGCTCGCGACCGTGCGGCGCGACGGCATAGAGAAGAAGGGCGGCACGTGGTCGAAGGAAGATGAAGAAGCGTTCAAGGCGCCGATTCGCGAGCAGTACGAGGTGCAAGGGCATCCGTACTATGCGAGCGCGCGCTTGTGGGACGACGGTGTGATCGATCCGGCGCAGACGCGCGACGTGCTCGGCCTGGGACTCGCCGCGACGATGAACGCGCCTATCGAAGACACGCGCTTCGGCGTGTTCCGCATGTAACCGGATGTGATGCCCATGTTCAACAAGATACTGATTGCGAACCGCGGCGAAATTGCATGCCGCGTGGCGGCGACGGCGAAGCGCCTGAACGTGGCGAGCGTCGCCGTGTATTCGGACGCGGACGCGGAAGCCAAGCACGTCGATGTCTGCGACGAAGCGGTGCATGTCGGCGGATCGGCTGCGTCGGAGAGCTATTTGCTCATCGAGCGTATTGTCGATGCCGCGAAGGCGACCGGCGCGCAGGCCGTTCATCCCGGCTATGGTTTTCTTTCGGAGAACGAAGCATTCGCCAATGCGTGCGAACAGGCGGGCATCGTATTCATCGGACCGCCGGTAGAAGCGATCCGCGCAATGGGTTCGAAAGCCGCCGCGAAGGCGCTGATGCAGTCCGCATCTGTCCCGCTGGTGCCCGGTTATCACGGCGACGATCAGGACGCGGCACTGCTGCAACGCGAAGCGGACCGCATCGGCTATCCGGTGCTGCTGAAGGCGAGCGCGGGCGGCGGCGGCAAGGGCATGCGCGTGGTCGAGCGCAGCGAGGACTTCATGCAGGCGCTCGCGTCGTGCAAGCGCGAGGCGGCGTCGAGCTTCGGCAACGACCGCGTGTTGATCGAGAAGTATCTGCTGCGTCCACGACATGTCGAAGTGCAGGTCTTCGCGGACACGCACGGCAACGCGGTGTATCTCTTCGATCGCGATTGTTCCGTGCAGCGGCGTCATCAAAAAGTGCTGGAAGAAGCGCCCGCGCCCGGCCTCTCCGATGAAACGCGCCGCGCGATGGGCGAAGCTGCCGTTGCGGCTGCGCGCGCCGTGAATTACGTCGGCGCGGGCACGGTCGAGTTCATCATGACGCAGGACGGCCAGTTCTACTTCATGGAGATGAACACGCGGCTTCAGGTCGAGCATCCGGTGACGGAGATGGTGACGGGGCTCGATCTCGTCGAATGGCAATTGCGCGTGGCGGCGGGCGAGCCGCTACCGCTCAAGCAGGACGAGTTGCGCGTGAACGGCCACGCGATCGAAGCGCGCATCTATGCCGAAAATCCGTCGCGCGGTTTCTTGCCATCGACGGGCACGCTCAAGCATCTGGCGCTGCCCGAAGCAGTCGAATTCGCGCTCGATGGCAACGTGCGCATCGACAGCGGCGTGCGCGAAGGCGACGCGATCACGCCGTTCTACGATCCGATGATCGCGAAGCTGATCGTGCATGGCCGCGACCGCCGCGATGCGCTGGCTCGCATGGCGCGCGCGCTCGCGCAGTGCGAGATCGTCGGCTTGCACACGAACGTTGAGTTTTTGCAACGCATCGTGCGAAGCGAGCCGTTCTCGCAAGGCGAACTGGATACGGGCCTCATCGAGCGTCATCGCGATGCGCTGTTTGCGCCGCCGCCGGTGTCGCGCGGCAAGGCGCTCGCGCTCGCGTGCGCCGCGCTGCTCACGCGGGAAGGCGGCGAAGCGCACGGCCATTCACCGTGGGATGCGCTTTCGCACTGGCGCATGGCCGGCGGCTACAGTCAGGATTTGAATTGGCGCGCAGTGGACACGGACGAGGCGCTCAAAGTTGTCTTCACAAAGGATCGTGAAAAGCGCCTGCAATGGGACGAGAAGACCGCGCGCTTCGACTGGTCGCATCAAGGAGAAACGTCGTTTACGGTTCAACTCGACGATGCGCTCATCAAAGGCCACGTCTTCACGGACGGCGACGCGTTCCACGTCTTTTACGAAGGCGCGGCGTTCGCTTTCGAGTGGCAGAACCTGATGGCGCACGCTGGCGACGCTGAACACGAAGGGCGTTTGACCGCGCCGATGCCGGGCAAGGTCATCGCGGTGTTGGTGGAAGCGGGCGCGTCGGTGGAGAAAGGCGCGCCGCTGATCGTGATGGAAGCGATGAAGATGGAACACACCATCGTCGCGCCGACGGCGGGCAAAATCGGCGAGATTCTCTTCGATGTCGGCGATCAGGTCGCCGATGGTTCCCAACTGCTGGTGCTCGAAGCGCAGCCGGCCTAGCGCTTCTTCTTCGGCGGGCGGCCGAGCAGCGTTTCTTCGCTCTCCGCCCGCACGAGGATCTCGACGCGCCGGTTCATCGCGCGGCCTTGCGGCGTGTCGTTGCTGGCGATGGGCCGCAGATACGCCACGCCCTTCGTCGTGAGGCGCTCGGCCGGCACGCCGCGGGCGATCAGCGCGCGCGCGACTGCTTCGGCGCGCGCCTGAGAAAGCGTCCTGTTGTAGGCGAGCGTGCCGTCGTTATCGGTGTGACCTTCGATCAGCACGGGCCGCATGCTGCGCTTGAGCACCGTTGCCGCGCGGTCCAGCGCCGGCAGACTGCCGCGGCGAATCTCCGCTTCGTCCACATCGAAAAGCGCGACTTCCGGGAGCCGCATCTCGACGCCGCCGTTGACCTGCTGCATGGCGATGCCGTATTGCGCATTCAGCCGCTCTTCCGTCGAGCGGTCCAGCTTGGTGCCGCAGCCCGTCAACAGCACGAGCGAGGTACATGCTCCAACCGCCAGTAAGCCTTTGCCGACCATTCCGAGATTCTCGCGTTGATGCCCGAGCCGCGATTATAGGGAGGACAGAGCGTTCGTTTGTAAAGAACGTTGCATCAATTCGTCGACGCGAAGTGGAACGAATCGTGCGCTTACAATGCTCGCGGCTCTATCGCTTTCGCTTATTGTCGATTCCTTCAGAGGCTCCCTTTCATGGCGATTTCTTCGCGCACCGAGAACACGCCCAACGCGGCTGAAGCGGCCGATCGCACGCGCAGGATGCAGCGCGCGGCGTCGGCGGTGCTCTATACCGTTCTCGTGGTGATCGCGCTCTATACCGCGCGCACGTTCATTCCGGCTGTCGTGTGGGCTATCGTGATCGCCATCGCGTTGTGGCCCGCGTTCGGCTGGCTGGAGCAGCGTCCCGTGTTCCGGCAGCGTCATACGCTGCTCGCGGTGCTGCTGACGCTCGCGGTCGGCTTGCTCTTCGTGGTGCCGTTCGCCGTTGTCGCGGCGCAGACGGCGGACGAAGCGCACGACCTGCTGCAATGGTTCCACGACGTCCTGCGCACCGGCATTCCGATGCCCGCGTTCGTTCAGTGGCTGCCGACCGGCGCGCAACAGGTCGCGCACTGGTGGCAGGCCAATCTCGCGACGCCGCTGGAGTCGTCGCCTGCGGTGAAAAACCTGCATAGCGCGACGTTCGTGGCGATGACGCGGCATTTCGGCAGCCGCGTCGTGCACGTCCTCGTGCTCTTCGGCTTCATGCTGATGACGCTTTTCTTCATCTTTCAGGCGGGCGCCAAGATCGGCAGGCAGCTGATTGCCGGGTCGCGGCGCGCGTTCGGCGCGGACGGCGCGGCGCTCGTGCAGCGCATGGCCGATTCGGTGCGCAGCACGGTCGTCGGACTGGTGGTCGTAGGCCTGGGCGAGGGCGCGCTGCTCGGTATTGCCTATGCCGTGACCGGCGTGCCGCACGCCACGCTGCTCGGCATGCTGACGGCGGTCGCCGCGATGCTGCCGTTCTGCGCGCCGATCGTCTTTCTCGGCTCGGCGCTGTGGCTGCTCGCACAGGGGTCGATGATCGCGGCGGCGGGCGTGGCGATCTTCGGACTCGTCGTGGTATTCGTCTCCGAGCACTTCGTGCGGCCCGTGCTGATCGGCGGCTCGACGCGCCTGCCGTTTCTGCTCGTGCTCTTCGGCATTCTGGGCGGCGCGGAGACGTTCGGGCTGCTCGGGCTCTTCATTGGCCCGGCGCTGATGACGATTCTCGTCGTGCTCTGGACCGACTGGGCTCGCGCCTGATCCGCAGCGCTTGATCAGTCGCCGCGTTCCTGCACGCACACCCACGGCGAGACGACCACGGCCCACAACTCAGGATCGCGGGCGGCGAGGTCGGCGGCTGTTTCGGCTTGCACGCGCTCCACAAGTCCGGCCGATAGCCATTGCGTGACCTGCTTCGTGTCGTCGCTCGCAACGGCTTCCGCGACACTCACCAGATCCAGGTCGCGCTTCACCCAGATCAGCACGCCCTTCGCGAAGAAGCGTTCGAGTTCCGACCAGCCGATCTGCGCGGTTTCGGCGAGGAGCTTCACGTACAGCGGGCTGGGATTGGCGGCGTCGGTCATGGCGGGAATGCGATAAAAACGAAAGGCGTCCGACACTATAGCGCAGTGCCGGACGCCTTTTTTGCGGCTTACAGCGATTACAGGTCGAAGAACACGGTTTCGTTCGGTCCGCGCAGATGCATGTCGAAACGGTAAATGGTCGAGGACGTGCCCGGCTCGCGCTTCGCGATCAGCGTGTGGCGGCGCTCGGCCGGCACGCTTTGCAGCACGGTGTCCTTCGCGTTTGCTTCGGTTTCATCGTCGAAGTAAATGCGCGTGTACGAATGCAGCAGCATGCCGCGCATCAGCAGGATCACGTCGAGATGCGGCGCGGAATCGTCGGCGGTTGCGCCCGGCTTCACGGTATCCACGATAAAGCGCAGCTTCGGGTCCGTGCCCGTGCCGACGCGCGCAAAGCCGCGAAAGCCCGATTCGCGCGCTTCTTCCGCGCTTTGCACGTAGCGGCCGTTCGCATCGGCCTGCGCGACTTCGATGAGCGCATCGCCGATGGGCTTGCCTTCTGCATCGAACACGTTGCCGACGACGGCGATGTGCTCGCCCGGCACTTCGCGGTCCGCCGCCGATGCCGTGAAAAGGCTCTTCAGGTCGAAGTTGTACTGTTCCGGCACGAGGCCGTATGCGAAATACGGTCCGACGGTCTGCGAAGGTGTTTGCTTGAGGGTCGTCATGATCACTCCGTCGGGGTCTCGTCCGGGCCGCGCAGCACGATGTCGAATTCGTAGCCGAGCGCGTAGTTTTCCTGCGTCGTGTCGATGGAAAAGCGCGAAACCAGGCGATGGCGCGCGTGTTCCGGAATGCCCTGGAAGATCGGATCGAGTTCGAGCAGCGGGTCGCCCGGGAAGTACATCTGCGTGACGAGGCGAGAGCCGAAGTATTCGCCGAAGAGCGAGAAGTGGATGTGATTCGGCCGCCATGCGTTCGGATGGTTGCCCCACGGATACGCGCCCGGCTTGATGGTCATGAAGCGGTAGCGGCCCTGATCGTCGGTCAGGCAGCGGCCCGCGCCGAGGAAGTTCGGGTCGAGCGGCGCGTCGTGCTGGTCGGCCTTGTGCACGTAGCGTCCGGCGGCGTTCGCCTGCCACACTTCGACGAGCGTGTTGCGCACGGGACGCCCGCCTTCATCCAGCACGCGGCCTGTCACGATGATGCGCTCGCCGAGCGGCGCGCCGTTCTTCGCTGCATTGCGCGTGAGGTCGTTGTCGTAAATGCCGAGGTCGTCCGCGCCGTATACGGGCACGCGGCGGTTGCGCAGGTTTTCTTTGAGCGGAATGAGCGGCAGCGAAGGACTGCGCGACACCGACGACCGGTAGCCCGGCGACAGGTACGGCGGGTGCGATTCCCAGTCGCGCGGCGTGAGAATGGGGGACGTCATGTCACTGTCTCCTGATGATGTGACGTGAATAGGATATTTCTGGCGACTACTTTAACGAACGCGCCGAGTTATGGAAAATGACGTTTTGTGCGTCTAACCATAACGGCTCTTCATGGATACGGACTTCACCAATACGCGCGTCAAGTTCCGCCATTTGCAGTGTTTTCTGGCCGTGACGCAACTCGGCAGCGTGCAGCGCGCCGCCGACAGTCTCTCCATCACGCAACCGGCCGTTTCGAAGACCATCGGCGAACTCG
This genomic interval from Caballeronia sp. LZ062 contains the following:
- the pcaH gene encoding protocatechuate 3,4-dioxygenase subunit beta; its protein translation is MTSPILTPRDWESHPPYLSPGYRSSVSRSPSLPLIPLKENLRNRRVPVYGADDLGIYDNDLTRNAAKNGAPLGERIIVTGRVLDEGGRPVRNTLVEVWQANAAGRYVHKADQHDAPLDPNFLGAGRCLTDDQGRYRFMTIKPGAYPWGNHPNAWRPNHIHFSLFGEYFGSRLVTQMYFPGDPLLELDPIFQGIPEHARHRLVSRFSIDTTQENYALGYEFDIVLRGPDETPTE